The nucleotide sequence GCCACGCGAATGCCGCCGCCCGTCTCGTTGTGCTGGTACGCCGATGTGGGGGCGTAGCTGTTGCTCGTTGATGCGTCGTGCACCCAGGCGTAGGCAAAGCGGCGCGACTCGGCGGTGAGGCGTACCGGCAGCTTGGCCGAGGCGCGGGCGATGCCGGCGGTGGCGGTCACCGTCACCGTGCCATGTCCCTGGCCGACGAGCCGCCCGCCAGGCGCAAAGGTGGCCAGCGCCTCGTTGCCGCTGGTCCAGGTGATGGTCGCCCCGTCCACGGAGCGGCCGGCGCCGTCCCGGGCATCCACCGCCAGCTGCACCGTATCGCCGGCGTAGACGGTCATCGTCACCGGCTGGATGGCCAGCGTCGCAACGCGGTCATTGATGTCGTCCGGCGAGAGGGCGTTGCCCCCCTCGGCGGCGCACCCGGCCAACGCGACAAGTGCGCAGGTGCCCATCACCCGCGACGCCTTTTCCCGCAGCGCACTTCCGACTACCGACACAGACTTGGACATGAGTTCCCCCAGCGGACACGATGACTGCTTCCTGCCCGGGAGTGTCGGCAACTCCGGTACGGGAACTAAACGTCACGCCGCTGCTCGTGACCGTCACGCGCAAAGCGGGCCGGCTTCCCCGAGGGAACCGGCCCGCCGCGCCTGCTGTGCGCCGTGCTTCAGTAGTTCATGACGTCGCGATAGGCGCGCGAGAAGTCGTCGATCTGCGGGAGGATGGCGTCCTCGAGCTGCGGGGCGTATCCCACGAAGGTGTCGGTGCTGGCCACGCGCTTCACCGGCGCGTCGAGCCAGGCAAAGCATTCGTCGGCAATGCGCGCGGCGATCTCGGCGCCGTAGCCCCACGAGAGCGAGTCCTCGTGGGAGACGATCACGCGGTTGGTCTTCTTCACCGAGGCGTAGACCGTCTCCTCGTCCCACGGCGACAGCGTGCGCAGGTCGATCACCTCGACCGAGATCCCTTCCTCGGCGATCTGGTTGGCGGCGGCCAGGGCGCGTTGCAGCGTGGCACCATACGTGACCAGCGTCACGTCCGAGCCGGGGCGCACGATCTTCGCCTTGCCGAACGGGATCATGAAGTTCGGCCCGGGATACGCTGCCTTGTTGTAGGTCTGGCGGTAGAGGTGCTTGTGCTCGAGGAAGATGACCGGGTCGTCGCAGCGAATGGCGGTGCGCAGCAGCCCGTTGGCGTCGAGCGCGGTGGCGGGACACACCACGCGCAGCCCGGGGTTGTGCGTGAAGAGCGACGCCCCCGTTTGCGAATGATAGATCGCGCCACGGATGTAGCCGCCGTAGGTGGTGCGGATGACCACCGGCGCAGTGAAGGCGTTGTTGGACCGCCAGCGCATTGTCGCGAGTTCGTCGCGAATCTGCATGAAGGCAGGCCAGATGTAGTCGAAGAACTGGATCTCCACCACCGGCTTGAAGCCGCGCGCCGCCAGACCAATGGCCCGGCCCACGATGTTGGCCTCGGCGAGCGGGGAGTTGTAGACGCGCGTCGAGCCAAACTCCTGCTGCAGCCCGTGCGTGACCTTGAAGACGCCCCCCTTCCCCTTGACCTTCCCCATGTAGGCTTCGCGTGAGACATCCGCCACGTCCTCGCCAAAGACGACGATGCGCGGATCGCGCCGCATCTCGTCCTTCATGCAGGCGTTGAGGAGGTCGACCATCGTCGTCGCGTTCCCAGAGAACTGCGGATCGTCCTCCGTATCGAACGACTCGCTCGTGGGATCGACGTCGGGCGAGTACACGGCGTAGTGGACCGTGCTCGCGTCGGGTTGTGGCTGGCCCAGTGCGTCGTCGGTGGCGGCGAGGACCTGCGCGTCGACATCGTCGCGGATGGCCTGGATCTCTTCTTCCGTGGCGAAGCCGTTGTCGACCAGCCAGCGCGGGAAGTGCGTGACGGGGTCGCGCGCCGCGTCGGCGGCCCGCTCCTCGGGGGGACGATACAGCACCTCGTCGTCCGACAGCGAGTGCGAGTACGGGCGAATGACGTGCGCGTGCACGAAGGCCGGCCCCTTGCGATCGCGGACGTGCTGCACCGCGCGCTGCATCACCTCGTAGCTGGCGAAGAAGTCACAGCCATCGACCTCCTGCACGTAGAGGTCGGGGAAGGAGCGCACCAGCTTCGAGATCGAGCCGCCGGCGGTGTTCACCTCGACCGGGACCGAGATCGCGTACTGGTTGTCCTGAATGCAATAGATGATGGGGAGCTTGAGGTTGGTCGCCGTGTTGAGGCTCTCCCAGAACTCGCCCTCGCTCGTGGTCCCGTCGCCCGAGGAGACATACACGATCTCGTCGCCGTGCACCCCGTCGGTGAGGCCGAGGTCGGTGAGGCGCCTGATCCCCTCGGCACAACCTACGGCTTGCAGGAACTGCGTCCCCGTGGGCGACGAGTTGCTCACGACGTTGAGCGCCTTGTGCCCGAAGTGCGAGGGCATCTGCCGTCCGCCCGAGTTGGGGTCGATGGCTGCCCCCACCGCTTCGTACAGCATCTCCGCGGGTGTCATCCCCAGGCTGAGCACCAGGGCGCGATCGCGATAGTACGTGTAGAACCAGTCGTACGCGGGACGCAACAGGAACCCCGCGGCGGCAAGCACCGCTTCGTGCCCGGCGCCGGAGATCTGGAAGAAGATCTTGTTCTGTCGCTTGAGCTGGATCTCCTTGTCGTCGATCCGGCGCGACAGGAGCATGACCCGGAAGGCCTGCTGAAGCTGTTCGCGCGAAAGGCCAGAGGCGTGCGTCCGCTCCGTTCTGGTCGAAGTAGCCATGGGACTCGCGTGAGATGGAGGGTGCGGCAATCGCCGTAATCTACGTCGGCTGCGCGGACAACGAAGACTGGGTGTGTCCACCGTTGGCGCCCGCACGGCGGCGGCCAGAATCGCCGGTGCGGCGATGCGCACTCGTCCGAAGTTTCGTCGCGTTCATCACTGCCGCGAGGGCCCCACGAGGCGGTTCTGCAAGCTCTTTTCCTTCAGCGTCTTGGCCGCGCTCACCGTGACGGCGCCGGCGTCGGGTCAGAGCCTCGAGGGCAGGGGATCGAGGCGTGTCGCCGGAGCGCGAAGGGACTTGGCGCCACCGAGCCGGCCGACACGAGCGACACGCCCGAGGGACGTCAACACAACTGTCGTGTCGAGCTGGTGATATGGTAGGCGCCGGCGGAGTGCAGCGGAGAGCGACGTCGCGCGGGCGCGCCAAGTGGGGCGCGCTCGCCTCGTTCCAGGGGTGCTTGCCCATCCAACCGGGTGGGGAAACGCGCTGAATTGCCCGTTTAGTTGATGGCACTTCTCCTGCTCAATACGCGCGCGTCACCTCAGGAGCGCCTGCCATGTCTCTCCCAACCAAGTCCTGCATCTTCTGCGACCTGATCAATGGGGCGGGAGAAGTCTCGATGTGCTACGAGGACTCCCGGGCGATCGCCTTCATGGATGTCCAGCCCGTGAACCTCGGCCATGTGCTCGTCGTGCCGCGCGAGCATTACGAGTCGCTGAGTGACATCCCGCCCGAATTGGCGATGCACCTGTTCGACGTTGCGCTTCGCTTGTCGCCCGTGGTGCGGCGGCTGCACGGGAGCGACGACCTCAACCTCGTGGTGAACTCCGGAGGCGCCGCGGGACAGAACGTCTTTCACTACCACGTGCACCTGATTCCACGCACGGTGGGCGATGGCTTCGACATTCCGCTGCCGTTTGCCGGCTCGACGATGCCCGACCGCACGCTTCTCGACGCGATGGCGGCACGGATCATCGCCGAGCTGCGCGACCCGGTGCGCCAGCAGATTGCCCGGCGGCTTTCGTCGATTCGGGTGTGACGAGTGGACGGGGCGGCCGCGACTGGTGCGTGACCGATGCGTGACGACTGCGCGAGCGCTCGGCGTCCGCTGCTCCCACTTGCGCAATGAATCGTTATGCACCAATAGTATCGTGACGCGGGTCGCCCGACCCGCTGCATAACGGGAGGGGAATGCCGCGAGTTCGCGACCACGCTCTCTGCGAACCCACTGTGCCGCGACGCTGTTCGCGGCGCCACGCATCGCCTCCCCCACACACGCGACACCCCGCCCCGGACATTCCCGGGCGGGGTGTCGTCTTTTCCGGCGAGGTGCAATGTCTCGACGTGGAATGCTCCGGGTGGTTCATCCTCGAGTGCCGCGCGGCCGTCGCCCCGACGACGCGCGTGCGCGCCAGCTTCACTTCCGCGATGCCAAGCGCGCGCTCAAGCACGCGGCGATGCGCGATTGCGGTCGGCGGTGCGTGTACTGCGCCGACCGGCTCGCCCTCGAGGCGGCCACGCTGGACCACGTCTATCCTCTCGCCCGCGGCGGCAACCATGCGCCTGGCAACGTCGTCACGGCTTGCGCGCGTTGCAACCGGCTCAAGGGAGACATGCTGCCGCACGAGTTCTTCGCCCGGCATCCCTGGGCGGGGGCCAACTTTGTGCGGTACGCGCGAGCGGTGCACCGGGCGCTCAAGCGCGGTGCGCGACGGGCGGTGAGCCTGGCGTACGCGGCATGATGCACCCTGAAGCGCCAGCCGGCTAAGGCGACGATCGTTGCACCTGCGCAACGTCGTGCGAATGGCACGGCGCGCGCGCCACACAGTGATGTCGCAGTCGCGCCCACCTTCGGGGGCCTCTCGCGCGAGGGCGCGAGGTCGGCAGGGCAGTGCCGGGTGCCTGGTCCAGCGTCGGGTCTCGATTCTGGACGCGATGATATGGCGATATCACCCAGTTCGTGTCGGAAGAAGTCCTGACCTGAGGGCCCTGGAACTGTGACGCAGGTCGCAAGTGATGCTCGTCTGCCGCTTTCGGCGCCGAGCATCGTCTCGCGAGCGTCTTTCCGCGCGCGCCCGGTTCAGATGGCACGGGACTTCCTCTCCGGCGACGCAGTTGTGGTGTCTCTCCGAGCAATCCTTGTATGCGCCTGAACGCAAATTCCCTCGCCTTCGGGCGGGTTTTCATGCTGTCGTCCGCTGTGGCTCTCGCGGCGACGAGCCCAATCCTCCCGGCGAAGGCGCAAGGCGCTGATGGTGGCTGGGGAGCGCTGCCGTCGTCGCGTGGCGCGATGCGCGCGTCAACCGGCTACGCGATCGGACGCCCGGCGAACGCTGTGGTTTCGCGAACCCTCGCCGCCGGCGCCGCGAGCGGCGCCAAGAGCGACGCCACGACCAGCGCCGCGCGGGCCGGGAGCGCCTTCTTCGCGGGGATCGCCGGCAACGTCATCAAGACGGTGAGCGATCTCAATGGCGGGAACGTCCTTGCCGGCGACGTCCTGGAGTACACGATCACGGTGGCCAATACTGGCCCTGACAGTCTGCGTGGCGTGGTTTTTCGTGATTTCATGCCGACCGGGACGACCTACGTCGCGGGCTCGATGGTGGTGCTGTCGGGCGCAAATGCGGGGGCCAAGACCGACGCTAGCGGTGACGATCAGGGGATCTGGGACTCAGGGCTGAAGCGGGTGAGGATCATGCTCGCCACCGGTGCCACATCGGCGGCGGGGGGGACGATGCAGGTGGGTGACGCGACGTCGGTGCGTTTCCGGACGCGCATCAATGCGGGGACCGCGCCCGGGACGGTCATCTCCAACGAGGCGTCGGTGGTCTATCTCGACCCGATCACCTCAGTCGTGCGGGAGGTGCACTCGCGCCCGCCGGGCGGAGACCCGTTGGGTGAGCCGACCACGATAACCGTTGGCACTCCGGATCTCTCCATCGCCAAGACGCACGCCGGGACCTTCTATCGTGGGCAGCCGGCGCAATACACGCTTACAGTCAGTAACGTCGGGACGGCGCCGACGACGGCGGCCATCTCGTTCAGCGACGTCCTCCCGGCCGGCCTCACGCCCACCGCCGCCGCCGGCGCCGGCTGGAGCTGCACGGTAGTCGCGCAGACCGTCAGCTGCACGCACCCCGGACCCGTGGCGAACGGAGCCTCACTCCCGGCGGTCACGCTTTCCGTGAACGTCGCGGCCAATGCCGCCGCCAACCTGACCAACACCGCTACCACATCCGGCGGCGGTGAGACCAACACCGGCAACAACAGCGCGTCCGACCCGACCGCCATCGCCGATCCGCCGATCGACCTGGCGATCGCGAAGTCGTCGTCGCCCGCGACGTTCTCCGTCGGGAGCAATGCGACGTATACGCTCAACGTCAGCAACGTCTCGAGCTATGCCACGACGGGGGTCATCACCGTCACCGACGTGCTCCCCGCCGGCCTCACATACGTCTCGGCCAACGGCACGGGGTGGTCGTGCGCCTTCGCGGCCGGGACGCTGACGTGTACCGCGCCCGGGCCGCTCGCGGGAGGTTCGTCGCTCAACGCCATCACGCTGACCGTTGCGGTTGGCGCGGGCGCTGCGCCGTCGGTCGCCAACACGGCAACTGTCGGCACGACGGTGCCCGACGCCGATCCCGCCAACAACACGTCGACGGCGACCAATCCTGTCGCCGTTCCCACGCCCGACCTCTCGATTGCCAAGAGCCACAGCGGGAGTTTCGCTGTCGGGAGCACGGGGAGCTTCACGCTCACCATCACCAACGCGGGGAACCTCGCCACGGCCGCGACCACGACCGTGACCGACGTGCTCCCCGCCGGCCTCACCTTCGCCTCGGCCTCGTCAGGCACGTTCACGTGCGCGCATGCGGCGGGGACGGTCAGCTGCACGCGCACGACGCCGATCGCGATCGCCGAGGTCGCGACCATCACGCTCGTCGTCAACGTGACGGCGGCGGCGCTCCCGGGCGTCACCAATACGGCAACGGTTGCGGTCCCGGGTGACGGGAACAACGCCAACAACAGCGCGTCGGACCCGGTCAGCGTCGTCGCTCCTGATCTGGCGATTGCCAAGAGCGCGACATCGGCGCTGACGGTGGGCGCGAATGCGACGTACTCGCTCACGGTCTCGAACGTCTCGTCCACGGCGACGACGGGGACCATCACGGTGAGCGACGTCCTGCCCGCGGGGCTCACCTTCGTCTCCGCTGCGGGGACGGGGTGGAGCTGCGCCAACGCGGCCGGCACCGTCAGCTGCACCACTCCGGGGCCGCTGGCGGGTGCTGCCTCGCTCCCGTCGATCACGCTCACCGTTGCGGTGGCGGCGGCGGCGCTGCCGAGTGTCAGCAACACCGCGAGCGTCTCGACGCCGGGCGATGTGAACAGCGCCAACAACAGCGCAACGGTGAACACGGCGGTATCGCCGGCACCGGTTGTCGACCTGGCCATCACCAAGAGCCACGTCGGCACGCCGTCGGTTGGGGGGAGCCAGCTCTTCACCATCCAGGTGACCAACGTCGGCACCGCCTCGACGACCGGGGCGATCAGCGTGACCGACAACCTCCCGGCCGGGCTGACCTTTGTCTCGGGGAATGCCGCAGGCTGGGGCTGCAGTGCGATCGGCCAGGCCGTCAGCTGCACCAGCGGCGGGACCATGGCGCCCGGCGCGTCGGTGTCGATTGCCCTCACGGTGGGTGTGGGGGCGGCGGCGGCGCCCGCGGTGACCAACACCGCGCACGTGGCCACCGCCGGCGATGCGAATGCGACCAACGACACGGCGAGCGATCCGCTGACCGTGGTCGCGCCCGACCTCACGATTGCCAAGGCGGCCGGTGGGGCGTTCGTGGTCGGGAGCAATGCGAGCTACACCCTCGACGTGTCCAACGTGGGGACGGGAAGCACGACCGGGGCGATCACCGTCACGGACGTCATCCCCGCCGGGCTCACCTACGTCTCCGCCAGCGGGACGGGATGGAGCTGTTCCTTCGCTGCGGGCACCGTCAGCTGCACCACGCCGGGGCCGGTGGCCGCGGCGGCCTCGCTCCCGACCATCACCCTCACCGTCACGGTGGGCGCCGGCGCGCAGCCCAGCGTCGTGAACTCGGCGAGCGTTGCCACGCCCAATGACATCGACGCCGGCAACAACAACGCGAGCGTGACCACGCCGGTCGGCGTCGCGCCCGTGATCGACCTTGCCATCACCAAGTCGCACGTCGGGAACTTCGTCCTTGGCGGCACCGGCAGCTACACCCTGCTGGTGCGCAATGTCGGGACGATTGCCACCACCGGTGCGATCACCGTCAGCGACAACCTCCCGGCCGGGCTGTCGTTCATCTCGGGGAGCGGGAGCGGCTGGAGCTGTTCCGCCGCCGGCCAGGCCGTCAGCTGCACCAACGGCGGCCCCATCGCCGCCGGGGCATCGAGCACCATTGCCCTGTCGGTAGCCATCGCGCCGTCGGCGCCGTCGTCCGTCACCAACACGGCGACCGTGGGCACGCCGGGCGATGCGAATGCCGGCAACAACACGTCGTCCGATCCGACCACGATCGCCAGCGGCGTCGACCTCGCGATCTCCAAGACCAGTACGTCGCCGATGACGGTGGGGCAGAACGCCCGCTACCTCCTCGACGTGACGAACCTCGGCCCTGGCAGCACGACCGGGACTATCACCGTCACCGACATCCTCCCCGCGGGGTTGACCTACGTCTCCGCAGCGGGCACCGGCTTCACGTGCGCGGCTGCCGGGCAGACCGTCACGTGCACCGCACCTGGCCCGATGACGGTCGGACAGAGCGTGGGGATCACGCTCACCGTGGCGGTGGAGGGCGCGGCGCTGCCGACCGTGACCAACACGGCGCGTGTTGCCACGCCGGGCGACATCAACCCGGACAACAACACCAGCAGCGTCTCCACGAGCGTGGCATCGGGGATCGACCTGGCCATCGGCAAGGTGGCCGGGACGCTCATCACCGGGACCAACGGCACCTTCACGCTCGACGTGCGGAACGTGGGGACCGGGGCCACGACGGGGACCATCACCGTCAGCGACAACTTGGCCAGTGGCCTCACCTTCGTGAGCGGGACCGGCAGCGGCTTCTCGTGCAGCGCCGCGGGGCAGCTCGTGACGTGCACGCGCGCCACCTCGCTCGCCCCCGGGCAGTCGGTGAGTCTCGTGCTCACCGTTGCCGTCAGCGCCAGCGCCGGCACCGCGATCGCCAACACGGCAACGGTGTCCACGCCCGGCGACTCCAACCTTCCGAACAACACTGCCACGGTGGGACCGGTGACAGTGGGGACGCCGGCGCCGGATCTCGCGATCGCCAAGGACGTGAGCGGGACGATCGTGGCCGGTAGCAATGCGACGTTTGTCATCACCGTCAACAATCTGGGGCAGGGGAGCACGACGGGCCCCATCACCGTCACGGACAACCTCTCGCCGGGGCTCACCTACGGTTCGGCCGCGGGGGCGGGGTGGAGCTGCCAGGCAGCGGGGCAGCTGGTGACGTGCACCAACCCGGGCCCGCTGGCGCCGGGCGCCACCAGCACGTTGCAGCTGACCGTGCACGTCGCGCCGGGGCTCACCTCGCTGGCCAACAGCGCGTCGGTGACCACCACCGGCGACGCCAACAGCGGGAACAACACCGCCGGCACCGGGAGCGTCGACGTTGCCCCGGCGCCGGATCTCGCCATCGCCAAGGTGGCGGTAGGGACGTTCAGCATCGGGCAACCCGCCAGCTACAACCTTACGGTCTCCAACGTCGGTGCCGGTGCCACGATCGGGACGATCACGATCACCGACAACCTGCCGCCCTCGCTGCAGTTCGTCTCGGCCACCGGGCCTGGGTGGAGCTGCAGTGCGGCGGGGCAGCTGGTGACCTGCACCAACCCCGGGCCGATTTCCGCCGGGGCCAGCAGCACCGTCACCCTCACCGTGAGGCCGACGGCGGCCGCCGCGCCCTCCGTAACCAATACGGCGAGCGTCGCGACGCCCGGCGACACCAACGATGCGAATGACACCGGCTCCGCCACCACGCCGGTGGGCGGGACGGTCGACCTCGCGCTGGACAAGACCGGTCCTGACAGCGTGACCGTTGGCGCGTCGGCGTCGTACACGCTCGCCGTGCGCAACGTGGGATCGCTCCCCACGACGGGGGTGATCACCCTCGTCGACACGCTGCCGCCGGGGCTCACCGCCCAGTCGGCGTCGGGGGGCGGCTTCAGCTGCACGATCAACGGCTTGGTGGTCACCTGCACGCGCTCCAACCCGCCATTGCAGCCGAGCGAGGGGGCAACGGTCACCATCACCGCCCTGGTCACGGCTGCGGCGAGTTCGCCACTCCTCAACCGCGCCTGCGTCGCCAACGCGCCTGACGCGAACAGCGCCAACAACTGCGATGCCGTCTCGTCCGGCATCGCCGGCGGCTTCGACCTCGTCCTCGTGAAGGATGTCGTCGGAACGCTGGAGATCGGGAAGCAGGGGCGCTTCACGCTCGACGTGCGCAACGTGGGGGCGGCTCCGGCCGCACCGACGATCAGCGTCGTCGACACGCTGCCGCCAGGGCTCACCTTCCTCTCCGCCAGCACCAACGACTGGATGTGCGCCGCGGCCGGGCAGGTCGTCACCTGCCTGCGTTCCACCTCGCTGGCGCCGGGTGCCACGAGCCACATCGACCTCAACGTCAGCGTCTCGGCGCTCGCCGTTCCGTCGGTCACCAACTGCGCCGTCACCGCGGCGCCTGACGAGTCGGGGTCGCGCCTCAACAACCGCAGTTGCGTGACGGTCCCCGTCGCCAGCCCGGCTTCCATCGACCTCGTCAAGCAGGTGTCCAAGTCGGAAGTGCAGGTCGGCGACGCGGTCGACTACACCGTGACCGTGACCAATACCGGCGGGCGTGACATCACCGACCTCGTGGTGAGCGATACGCTGCCAGGGGGCTTCCGCTACGAAGCGAAGTCGGGGCGCCTCGGCAATGCGGCCCTTGCCGATCCCGCCGGCTCGCCAGGCCCGCTGCTCACCTTCACGCTCGGGCGTCTGGCGCGTGGCGCGTCACTCACGCTGTCGTATCGCGTGCGCGTGGGCGCGGGGGCGCGAGCCGGTGTGAACACCAACGTCGCCGTCGCCAGCAGCCCGGGGGGCGGCACCAGGTCGCAGCCCGGTTACGCCTCGACGCGCGTCCTCGCCGGCCTCTTCCAGGAGCGCGGTGCGATCATCGGCAAGGTCTACACGCAGTGCAACTGCTCGTTCGCGCGCCAGGACGCCGGCGAGATCGGCATCCCGGGTGTACGCGTCTACCTGGAGGACGGGTCGTCGGTGGTGACCGACGTGGAAGGGAAGTACTCCTTCTACAACGTCAGCTCGCGACTCCACGTGGTGAAGGTCGATCGCGCCACCCTCCCCGTGGGCGCCGTCCTCACCCCGTTAGGCAATCGCAACGCGGGCGATGGCTGGTCGCGCTTTGCCGACGTGAAGGCCGGCGAGTTGCACAAGGCGGACTTCGCCGAGTCGTCGGGGAACGTCGAGGTGATGGAACGGATCCTCGACCGTCGTCGCGGCGGTGAAGTGAACAACGCGGGCGAACGCGCGGTGCCGTCGTCGTATCCCGCGGCGAGCGTCCTGCCGGTGGCGCAGCCGGCCACCGCGCGCGACACGCTGCGCGGCGAACCACGTGCGGCCTACGACCTCGCCAACGAGCGCGGGTTGCAGGGCACGTCGATGTATGCCGCGTCGCCGCTCCACCCCAAGGGACCGAGCGGTGGCGAGACGCGGGCGTATTCGCCGCTCCTCGGCAATCGCACGCTCACCGATCGCAACTCGCAGCTCCCGGTCACCGCGCTGGCGGCGCGCGAGCGTCGCACCACGACGCCGGCGGCGCCGGGCCGCCTGGAGGTGAACGTCACCCCCGATGCCATCCCGGCCGACGGACAGACGCTGGTACCGGTGTATGTCCGCGTGGTCGATGCCGCAGGAGAGCCGGTGAAGGGGACGATCGCGGCCACGCTCGAGTCGTCGCTTGGACGTTGGATCAATGCCAGCGCCCTCGAGGTGGCCAACCAGGGATTGCAGGTCACGCTGCAGGATGGGCGTGGCGCCTTCTTCCTTACCGCTCCTGGTGAACCGGGGCGCGGAGAGCTGCGTGTCACGACCGACTTCGGCGACGTGACGCTTCCGCTCACCTTTGTCCCCTCGGCGCGCCAGCTGACCATGACCGGGTTGCTCAACGCCCGCGTCGACCTGCGCGCGCTCCTCTCGGGCGACAACGCCCTGGCCGCCGATGCCGACGGCTTCGAGGAAGCGCTCCGCGACTGGAGCGTGGATCGCAACGACGGCAAGGTGCGCGCGGGTGCGCGCGGGGCGCTCTTCCTCAAGGGGCGCGTCGCGGGTGACAAGCTGCTCACCCTGGCCTACGACTCCGAGCGCGATCGCGGACGCACGTACTTCCGCGATATCCGCCCGGATGAGTTCTATCCGACATACGGCGATGGCGGCTTGCGCGAGTTTGACGGGCAGTCGCGCCGTCGATTCTACGCGCGCCTCGACAACGGGACGTCGTATACGCTGTTCGGCGACTTCCAGACCGCGCGCGCCGACGAGCGTCGCATGCTGTCGGCATACGATCGCACCCTCAACGGTGCGGTGCAGCACTTCGACGGCTCGCGCGGACGGGCCAC is from Gemmatimonadaceae bacterium and encodes:
- a CDS encoding DUF11 domain-containing protein, with amino-acid sequence MRASTGYAIGRPANAVVSRTLAAGAASGAKSDATTSAARAGSAFFAGIAGNVIKTVSDLNGGNVLAGDVLEYTITVANTGPDSLRGVVFRDFMPTGTTYVAGSMVVLSGANAGAKTDASGDDQGIWDSGLKRVRIMLATGATSAAGGTMQVGDATSVRFRTRINAGTAPGTVISNEASVVYLDPITSVVREVHSRPPGGDPLGEPTTITVGTPDLSIAKTHAGTFYRGQPAQYTLTVSNVGTAPTTAAISFSDVLPAGLTPTAAAGAGWSCTVVAQTVSCTHPGPVANGASLPAVTLSVNVAANAAANLTNTATTSGGGETNTGNNSASDPTAIADPPIDLAIAKSSSPATFSVGSNATYTLNVSNVSSYATTGVITVTDVLPAGLTYVSANGTGWSCAFAAGTLTCTAPGPLAGGSSLNAITLTVAVGAGAAPSVANTATVGTTVPDADPANNTSTATNPVAVPTPDLSIAKSHSGSFAVGSTGSFTLTITNAGNLATAATTTVTDVLPAGLTFASASSGTFTCAHAAGTVSCTRTTPIAIAEVATITLVVNVTAAALPGVTNTATVAVPGDGNNANNSASDPVSVVAPDLAIAKSATSALTVGANATYSLTVSNVSSTATTGTITVSDVLPAGLTFVSAAGTGWSCANAAGTVSCTTPGPLAGAASLPSITLTVAVAAAALPSVSNTASVSTPGDVNSANNSATVNTAVSPAPVVDLAITKSHVGTPSVGGSQLFTIQVTNVGTASTTGAISVTDNLPAGLTFVSGNAAGWGCSAIGQAVSCTSGGTMAPGASVSIALTVGVGAAAAPAVTNTAHVATAGDANATNDTASDPLTVVAPDLTIAKAAGGAFVVGSNASYTLDVSNVGTGSTTGAITVTDVIPAGLTYVSASGTGWSCSFAAGTVSCTTPGPVAAAASLPTITLTVTVGAGAQPSVVNSASVATPNDIDAGNNNASVTTPVGVAPVIDLAITKSHVGNFVLGGTGSYTLLVRNVGTIATTGAITVSDNLPAGLSFISGSGSGWSCSAAGQAVSCTNGGPIAAGASSTIALSVAIAPSAPSSVTNTATVGTPGDANAGNNTSSDPTTIASGVDLAISKTSTSPMTVGQNARYLLDVTNLGPGSTTGTITVTDILPAGLTYVSAAGTGFTCAAAGQTVTCTAPGPMTVGQSVGITLTVAVEGAALPTVTNTARVATPGDINPDNNTSSVSTSVASGIDLAIGKVAGTLITGTNGTFTLDVRNVGTGATTGTITVSDNLASGLTFVSGTGSGFSCSAAGQLVTCTRATSLAPGQSVSLVLTVAVSASAGTAIANTATVSTPGDSNLPNNTATVGPVTVGTPAPDLAIAKDVSGTIVAGSNATFVITVNNLGQGSTTGPITVTDNLSPGLTYGSAAGAGWSCQAAGQLVTCTNPGPLAPGATSTLQLTVHVAPGLTSLANSASVTTTGDANSGNNTAGTGSVDVAPAPDLAIAKVAVGTFSIGQPASYNLTVSNVGAGATIGTITITDNLPPSLQFVSATGPGWSCSAAGQLVTCTNPGPISAGASSTVTLTVRPTAAAAPSVTNTASVATPGDTNDANDTGSATTPVGGTVDLALDKTGPDSVTVGASASYTLAVRNVGSLPTTGVITLVDTLPPGLTAQSASGGGFSCTINGLVVTCTRSNPPLQPSEGATVTITALVTAAASSPLLNRACVANAPDANSANNCDAVSSGIAGGFDLVLVKDVVGTLEIGKQGRFTLDVRNVGAAPAAPTISVVDTLPPGLTFLSASTNDWMCAAAGQVVTCLRSTSLAPGATSHIDLNVSVSALAVPSVTNCAVTAAPDESGSRLNNRSCVTVPVASPASIDLVKQVSKSEVQVGDAVDYTVTVTNTGGRDITDLVVSDTLPGGFRYEAKSGRLGNAALADPAGSPGPLLTFTLGRLARGASLTLSYRVRVGAGARAGVNTNVAVASSPGGGTRSQPGYASTRVLAGLFQERGAIIGKVYTQCNCSFARQDAGEIGIPGVRVYLEDGSSVVTDVEGKYSFYNVSSRLHVVKVDRATLPVGAVLTPLGNRNAGDGWSRFADVKAGELHKADFAESSGNVEVMERILDRRRGGEVNNAGERAVPSSYPAASVLPVAQPATARDTLRGEPRAAYDLANERGLQGTSMYAASPLHPKGPSGGETRAYSPLLGNRTLTDRNSQLPVTALAARERRTTTPAAPGRLEVNVTPDAIPADGQTLVPVYVRVVDAAGEPVKGTIAATLESSLGRWINASALEVANQGLQVTLQDGRGAFFLTAPGEPGRGELRVTTDFGDVTLPLTFVPSARQLTMTGLLNARVDLRALLSGDNALAADADGFEEALRDWSVDRNDGKVRAGARGALFLKGRVAGDKLLTLAYDSERDRGRTYFRDIRPDEFYPTYGDGGLREFDGQSRRRFYARLDNGTSYTLFGDFQTARADERRMLSAYDRTLNGAVQHFDGSRGRATLFASQGRGSQVVDEIAGRGISGPYALTRSNGLMNSERVEIVVRDRNQPSVILSRTPLTRFADYTIEPLTGRLLLRNPVPSADANLNPVSIRVTYETESAGEKFWVYGGDASLRLTSRFEVGGNYARDENPLQLTSMAGLNATAKLASGTYLMGEWARTDVANVVGTASRMELRHQSDRIEGRAYAAHSDAEFNNASSTFHGGRTEFGGRFTARLDSTTRLVGEALHTEDEVRGASRKGMLLALERQLNRAWRAEFGYRYAKEDGSVSPGQSALVPVDRDVSALRGRLTWTLPQQTRSALFAEYEQDVRDASHRGALGGEYLLSNRARLYGRHEWLTGVEGAYATNLGTTQQYTVFGIDADYLKNTRMFSEYRARDAYSGRDAEASIGLRNRWALGPGLIVNTSFERVSPLFAGTPNNALGTQGDALAVTGGVEWTRPSLWKSTARLEFRNADTGDNMLASFGYARKLTRDWTFLGRTLWDVADAQNNQTRGWSQVGFAWRETDRNRWNAVMRYEHKLEHNGALASTPQNETMAHILAGLVNLQATDRLTLSGRYAAKSARDVVGVTSTRSTSQLFMGRGILDLTKRVDAGVIGSLLATDGLSSRQYGLGGELGLIVMKNLRIAGGYNLFGFTDKDLNTFGTTRKGAYLELGFKFDESLFGLGATPAPCETACRTGGKDE